A single Anopheles maculipalpis chromosome 3RL, idAnoMacuDA_375_x, whole genome shotgun sequence DNA region contains:
- the LOC126564650 gene encoding calcium-independent phospholipase A2-gamma-like encodes MSSWKAVGIRSQIFTSGKVLQTIPQQWILNRQPNRLNQSQTRHALLDLRRKAIPVDRQRQVLYELVEKFEKFPQEKAFAIEEGAIELLKELQHSTDPAITQHAKLGLALLGYVPALPSEGIRILSIDGGGIRGIIVMELLRKLERLTNRRIFDLFDLVCGVSTGAILVCALASEKGLTLAEGIHLYKKIAYKIFHRPSTLDKLSGASRLFSSHAYYDIELWESLLKRHVGYRRIIDTVMLPNVPKFCCVSTTVCDEHIDAHVFRNYTMPQNVQSVYAGSHTARLWEVVRASSAAPAYFGDFPLNGQLHQDGGILYNNPTTVAIHEAKCLWPNERIQCVVSFGTGRTRGKSNDGQKIISRKILDQAALSSSWKTKFLRILDSATDTEAAHTVLSDLLPPGHYFRFNPYLTEFLSMVEVRPEKIAQLEKDTAMYYARNEDKFEQVADLLTRKRSIARKAYDVARHVFYR; translated from the exons ATGTCCAGCTGGAAGGCTGTTG GTATTCGTTCGCAAATATTTACCAGTGGGAAGGTACTGCAAACCATACCACAACAATGGATCCTCAATCGGCAgccaaat CGCCTAAATCAATCACAAACCCGACACGCTCTGCTGGATTTGCGGCGCAAGGCAATACCAGTTGATCGGCAGCGTCAGGTACTGTACGagctggtggaaaagtttgaaaagttccCACAGGAGAAAGCGTTCGCGATCGAGGAAGGTGCCATCGAGCTGCTTAAGGAACTGCAACACTCGACGGACCCGGCAATAACGCAACATGCCAAACTCGGTCTGGCGCTGCTTGGTTACGTACCAGCTCTGCCGAGCGAAGGAATCCGTATCTTGAGCATCGATGGTGGTGGCATCCGGGGTATTATCGTTATGGAACTGCTGCGTAAACTGGAACGACTTACGAACCGAAGAATATTCGACCTGTTCGATCTGGTGTGTGGCGTTTCGACCGGTGCTATCCTGGTGTGTGCGTTGG CCTCCGAAAAAGGGCTCACGCTGGCCGAAGGTATTCACCTGTACAAAAAGATAGCCTACAAGATCTTCCACCGTCCATCGACGTTGGATAAGCTATCGGGCgcttcacgcttgttttcctCGCACGCATACTACGACATCGAGCTGTGGGAGTCATTGCTCAAACGGCATGTCGGTTATCGACGAATCATCGACACTGTGATGCTGCCAAACGTGCCGAAG TTCTGCTGTGTTTCGACTACCGTGTGCGATGAGCACATCGATGCACACGTATTCCGCAACTACACCATGCCCCAAAACGTACAATCCGTGTACGCCGGCTCACACACAGCACGGCTGTGGGAAGTAGTACGAGCTTCATCAGCTGCACCGGCTTATTTCGGAGATTTTCCACTGAATGGGCAGCTTCATCAGGACGGAGGGATCCTGTACAACAATCCCACAACAGTGGCCATCCACGAAGCCAAATGTTTGTGGCCAAACGAACGGATCCAGTGTGTGGTATCGTTCGGTACGGGGCGAACACGTGGCAAATCGAACGATGGTCAGAAAATCATTAGCCGAAAAATACTCGACCAAGCCGCCCTGTCCAGCTCGTGGAAGACAAAGTTCTTGCGCATTCTCGATTCGGCCACTGATACTGAGGCGGCACACACTGTGCTGAGCGACTTGTTGCCACCGGGTCACTATTTTCGCTTCAATCCGTATCTGACGGAGTTCCTGTCGATGGTTGAAGTGCGGCCGGAAAAGATCGCCCAGCTGGAGAAGGATACGGCGATGTACTATGCACGCAATGAGGACAAGTTCGAGCAGGTGGCTGATCTGTTGACACGCAAAAGATCAATCGCACGCAAAGCGTACGATGTGGCGCGACATGTTTTCTACCGTTAG
- the LOC126565189 gene encoding uncharacterized protein LOC126565189: MSNMQPEEYENTGWLSYFSRHKTTYTASDIHKISNELNNVRKNLTATQYAYGELSSELKALKSLQEQQRLVDEYEQRAASSSSKGAKSTEKRLKEQADEIKSLKSDLASCRNELSKQITAVKVAISEQSKKKALSGSGKSSAGNAGITLSLESRIIAAEVQLDQLVAGQTTDRLSALEQKVGQLEQTRAGGGDYESRLNAIERDFTRKLQDLTDLVVELQRKLAKSEAKQVEMVQRLSAAQTTLYEQLEHRYDEQCGKLRELQVRLKHLGQNDDIDSTFV; encoded by the coding sequence ATGAGTAACATGCAACCGGAAGAGTACGAAAATACGGGTTGGCTGTCGTACTTTAGCCGACACAAGACAACCTACACTGCGTCCGACATTCACAAGATAAGCAACGAGCTGAACAATGTGCGCAAAAACTTGACCGCCACACAGTACGCGTACGGTGAGCTGAGTAGTGAGCTGAAGGCCCTGAAGAGCCTGCAGGAGCAGCAACGCTTGGTGGACGAGTACGAGCAGCGTGCtgccagtagtagtagcaaaGGGGCTAAATCTACCGAGAAGCGATTGAAAGAGCAGGCAGACGAAATCAAGAGTCTCAAGAGCGATCTGGCCAGCTGTCGCAATGAGCTGTCCAAACAGATCACTGCCGTGAAGGTGGCGATTAGCGAACAGAGCAAGAAGAAGGCACTTTCCGGTAGTGGCAAATCTTCCGCCGGAAATGCGGGCATAACCTTGAGCCTGGAAAGCCGCATCATCGCTGCCGAGGTACAACTTGATCAGCTGGTAGCCGGACAGACAACTGATCGGTTAAGTGCCTTGGAGCAGAAAGTGGGCCAGCTGGAACAGACACGTGCAGGCGGCGGCGACTACGAGTCACGGTTGAATGCAATTGAGCGGGATTTCACACGCAAGCTGCAGGATCTGACTGATCTTGTGGTGGAGCTGCAGCGCAAGCTAGCCAAGAGCGAGGCCAAACAGGTGGAAATGGTGCAACGACTGtctgccgctcaaactacacTGTATGAACAGTTGGAACATCGGTATGACGAACAGTGTGGGAAGCTGCGAGAACTCCAGGTTCGACTCAAACACCTTGGGCAGAATGATGATATTGATTCGACGTTTGTTTGA